The Cuculus canorus isolate bCucCan1 chromosome 3, bCucCan1.pri, whole genome shotgun sequence DNA window TATCAGTCTAAATCACccaaaaaattaatctttgagATTTTTCTGCCTTGATTATACTTGAAAAAAGCAACTACCTGCACTGATAGCTTAAAACATTGTAGAGAAGTTGTAGACTTGAAAAAACCCTGCAACCATCCATGAAAACAACAGTCATTTAAGGCATATAAAAACACATTCCCATGTAAAAACATACCAGTGGGATCTCTGGACTAGAAAATGGGGAACTATCAAAAGATCGATTTTCCTTGTCCAAGGAATCATCATCTTCATAATTTCTATGTGCAAATTTTTGCTTTAGTGCATGAGTTAGTAGAGCAACTGGATCCCAATCTGAATTTGGCCTGTTTCTGGGTCTAGAAAGAGGAGTACCACCAGGTgacctaattaaaaaaaaaaaaaaaaaaaaaaagaaaattagaagaaaatttccGGCCCTTAATCTTGTACCGAGCGATCCAAAATCTAGGGACACAACTTCTGTATACATCCTATCCTTTAAATCCCTGATTAAACTAACAATGCCGCTAGTGTTACTTTACATCAATTCAAACAGGACTAACACAAGCACACCCAATAATTCATCAGCCAGTTTCTTAGCTTGAAAATACAACTTGATgctttttcacaaagaaaaatggcagTAAATCAACACAAAGAACCGAAGtattgcaaataaataatgagatggaaaaaagtaaaaatgtgcAGCTTTCATAGAAAGTCCCATTTATAAGTCACATTAAGTTGGTAGGAATCTCTCACTAACAAATTTCCTAACAATTGTGAACATAATTTGATCTAAactgcattaatttttaattcacaaCAGTATGCCTTTCTATGATCTCACAAGAAAGACAACTTAAAAAATTCCTCAGAGCAACtatactgaaagagaaaacactttgTTTAAATCAAATACACAGCCAGGGTATGATAAAGTCCCATTTATAAACCACACATACTCAAGtttcatcacaaaaaaaaattatcattacATTTGGTACAAAAGCTTCAGAGACAGGATTTTTCCCTCCAAACAAGCACCTGAGCATCGAAATAGGAATATTTTATAGGCAAAAAGTAGAGTTTACAGTCCAATTTAGAAAAACTGTTCTTATCAAATTCAAAATCAAAAGATAGCAGAGATGCAAGATCAAAGTAGTACCTGCATCCCAAAACCTAATACAAACATGGAAATCAGTGACTAGcccaagaaaataaatcatgagAAAGGCTTCCTAACCAATGAGGtacttggaaaaaacaaaaaaaaacgtCAATATACTAGCACTTCACAGGCAGAAGTGTTATCTCCAGGCCAATGAATTGTACCTATTTGACAGCACTGAGGTCAAAGCCTGGCAGTTACAGTCAGTGTCATTTAACACTAAACCTGAAAGGACTTCCTACGAAAATCAAGCTGTTAAAGCACTTTGCCCAATGTGTAACCTGGTGCTCAGGTGGTAGGAAACCTAGATCTTCAGGCTCTCAACTTCTGAGAACAGAGGTCTTGTCTTTACAGTGCACATACTAAACTACCATCAGACCACTGCCTAGAAGAGTACAGCAGTCTTGATCATCACTAATCCCTCCAACAATTTAAACTCATTATTCATTAAAGTTCTACATTCAGATGCCTAAATCCAGGAAACATTTTGGACACATACTTGCTACTTCCTACTAATTATACTCCTGCTCAACACGATGGTTGCTAAAACTATAAATCTGAACACTTCACTTTCTTCATTTGCTGTACATGGAATTATATGGAAAAAGAACATATATAAGGGAATACACAGGTTTACCTAAGTGCTCTTcatatttgctttatttactgtgaaaatgtcattaaaaggGTAAGGATATGCTTTAGATAACTTGCCCAAAACTTGTTGCTAGTTATTTTCAGGGATAAAGCCCACAGTTAAGAAAACGCTGAAAGAAGAATGCAGTAAGTTTTGGTAAATGACATTCTTACTGCATTAAGAGCCCTAAATCATTATTATAGACTCAGTTGTACTTATATACTTTTTCAACTCAAGACGTTCAGAAAAGACCTCTATTACACTTTGCACAGCAGAGCAACACTGACCCAAAAAAGTATTGCATTTTTGTAATGTCCGCTGTGCTTAGCGTCAAAACAGCAGGCCACTAAAACCATTTATAATCCAGCTGCACtactgaaatgcaaattaatgcAACATTGTCAATAAAAGATGCAGCTTGTATTTTCCTTAACACTTCAAAGCTAGGACCAGAATACTTGGGGTATGTTGACAGTAGTTTACCAATGTTTCCACAAGGATTTATCCTTTCACAGTGAATCTAAAGAGTTTACTACTTCAGATCAATTTCCTGTTACAGTAGGCAACTTTGCAGGCGCTCTCCAGGTAACAacacacccacctctccacttTACCCTGAGATTTGTATACTAAAGCAGGAGGCTAGTTAAATACTCTGATATTCAGCATGTTTTAAATGCATCTAAAAGCCACGTCACAAGTATCTTTCATTCCAAGCTGTGAACTTAAAAGGTATCAATTTAAGtttgtcagcagcagctgctcattaaatgatttttcaaaATGGTGAAAACTTAAAAAGTGCTGCAATGCTTACATAGTCTTGGATTACTCAGAGACACATTCAACCCAACCTACCTCTCAACAGCTCGCAACCGAACTTTGTTTAGGTCTTTCAAAACATCCATCATACTGGGAACGGTTTTTGTACTCTGGTGATCAGCACTATCAGCTATAGTTGAACCACTGCTTCTGGCAGAGCGACGTTGTTTTATAAGTTCAACTGTTGAATTGCTAGCATCAACACCAGATGGTACACCAGAAGGAAGTGGAGGAGGCGAGGGAATTGCAAAGTGATTGTGAGAGACAGACAATGGCGTAGAAGTCATGGCTGGCACTGAGTAAAATCCATCTGGAGTGTTGAATGTTTTAAAGCCTTCTGGAAAcagttacaaaagaaaaatagtcaTCTTTTTAGTTAGTGCACCTTCACAATTAACAATACTAAGCAACACCTAGAATGACTCTGTTTTAAGTCAAGATAAGACAGCCTTCTTGAAGCTCTTTCTTATACACCTTGCACATCCACagaaaaattctatttaaaacaaagaacactttttatttcaaagccgCAGTCTCAGAACACATGACATAACAGATACAAAGTGTGTTGTACTGCCCcgatttcttccatttctgtcttGACTCTAAGCACTAGGTAAATTAGCAAAGCAGCActgccacagcagagcagcctgctACTACATAGTTTGTTCTCAGTGGTCAGAATGTTACAATATCCCACACGAAGCAAATACAAAGATAActacaaaatacataaaacagaCTACAATACTGAGTAtaatggagaagagaaaaggagaactaACAACTTAAATACAGCACAGAGATGCCTGAACTGTTTAAGTTCACTTGGCACAACGCACACCACTTCAAACGTTTCAGCAATCACAGTGCAACTAAGACAATCAAGactttaaaattctcttttcttggcCAGCGGGCAGAGGGCGttttataaaaaatgaagtCACAAGATAGTTGTTCTCTGATATAAACTTCAGTCTTCGATATTCTAGTGGCTTAGACATGGCAAGCTGTGAACAGGAACTCTACAGCAAatttgcagcatttctttttgttaaattcTGAACCCAACTTCCtcagaatacattttttaacCCATTGTTTTGATAATCTGTCAGAAAAGTAGAAAACCCAAAAGTGATACTTAATAGTCTaactttttaaagcagtaattgGTAGTCTATGAATAGCGTTGTTGCTAAGCTACTTCACAAACAGAAACGAGTATGAAGATCAGTTTGGATCAACTGCATTCAAAACTGGCAAACAGGCCAtgaaaagaggggagaaggaagataCCAAATGCtgtaaagaaaatcaaaatattataGTCTCTAAATTTTGTTGGTGTAACCTCAGTTAGAGAAATGAGAGGTGTTCTATAGCAATATAAGAAATGGCAAGCCGTgagcaaaaagcaaaactggTTTGCTGCAAACCAGAAAGTCTTACGTGGCAGAATGCTTCCCAGTGTCTGCGTTGAAACAATCGCAGCAATCTGGCCACGAAGAAAGGTTAGCTCATCTTCAAGGGCAGAAATTTTCTGGAGTGCTGCTTGCTCAACCAGGCTGCTTTTTTGTGTACTGCTTGTTGGAACACTTTGTACTACATCTATAGATGGACGTAGGTCATGATAAACTTTACTTGTTTCTTTGCTACATAATTCAGCcctagaaagcaaaaaaagacagtttcaaAAGGCTCAGTCAGCAATGGAAGTCTCAAAACTTACTCACTGTCTGTTCAAGCAAGTTTTCGTCATTCAGCAAGATATGACATTGGAAACTactaaagaaaactttaaacATTTAACTACTCAGAACcgtaaaaatattttaagtatccCACTGCTCCGGTACAATGTCCTTGAAAAGACATAAATATAGTCAGATAATTTACTCTGTGATAGATTATACACCATAAGGTCATAACATAAGATTGAGTTATTATTATTCAGTTACTATTACACTGACATTATAAAGGTGTTGCTTCTTCCTCCCTACCTGAAAGGGCAGATATAAAAGGTGGGGAGAGACAAATAATAATGACCTCTTAATTAGGGTTCCTACATTTTAGTTATCTATCAAACCTTGCAAGATGAACATTGCAAGCAGCAAAGAAGTTCcaatctttcagaaaatatactggaaaaataatatgaattttAATACACACTTGCAGAACAAGAATCTCATCTGCAAGCAACATATGTACACAGGTTGCATTAGAAAATTGTACTAGAAGTCTCCagctttaattttataaattgtTTCACATCTGTGCCTGTAGAAATAAccttaaaatacagaatgagCGTAAAGTCAAACTACCAGAATTCCattatgaaacaaaagaattaaatttactttatttaCTCAAGATGCACTAAGTTCTgactaaaacaaaaccagaccttttcccttttattaaTCATCCTAACTTCAAATCAGACCGGCAGCACTGCCTTCTCACTTGCCAAAAACTCCTGctcctcagaagaaaaagatatcaATTACAATACTTGTTCTTGATAAACATCCCACAGagccaggagaggaggagaaaggaagaatgaaaacaacaaaagaatgaACTTCCACGGATCTGTGAACCAGACTGATTACAGAACAGcacaaacaagacaaaacagacCGTAGTTCCTTTTAACAATTTTCTAACTCTTCCAGTATTTTACAGCTGCTGCAAAAAGCCCTTCCATAATTCAATAGTAACATCCCAGGAAttacaagatgaaaaaaaaacacttctctAATAAAAAGTACATTATTACATCAGTCTCTTGTAGTTTTGTTATCAACAAGCAGCACAAGGAACAGATAAACACATGCCAATATGAAGTAGAATTATGTTGCCCAATACAGATGTAATAGGAGACAAGTGTCCAAATTTTAAACTTAGTTCTGGCTGACTTATCCTCTGATTTTGAACGGATCCTTCAGAGGATCTGTAAAAGCCAACTTCCTATTTCTTCTGTagtggggagaaagggaaaaaaataaaaaaaaatttaatagtATTTGTGTCTATATATTCCTGGATAACTTCTCATTTCACAGTACATGTAATACTTCatagctgtaaaaatattttcctttaccaGTCTGTAAAAGCTAGAAAGaatagtaaaaaatatattcaaagtaaattttttaaattatgcatttaattaaagcaattaTGTTTTACTTTCCATTAAAGCAACCATCAAGATTTACATACATAACATGGTAGTAATTGGCGTCAAAAGGAAACacttaaatattcttttttgttCTCCCTTCTATAACGTTTCTCAAAACACTTGTAAACTAAAATGATAAAGATAAGAATAATCTTATTGTATGTTGCAATACTCAAGTTTCCCTTAGACTCCCTCTCCCAAGGTATTTTGTGAGTgataacaaattaaaatactagTAATGCATCCAATATGCAATTAGgcagagaaaagaggggaatcAATTTCAGAAACCTTTCAGATAAGAATACTCTATATAGTAAGAATTTCCATGTAAACACAAACTGCCACTctaaaaacccaaaaagctTCCAGAGCTGGTTTACCAGGAACCCTGAAAGAgctaggaaaaaggaaaaaaaaaggggggggaggggggaagaaaaagaacaaaatcacaCACCACAAAGGAGAGAAGATGTTTTAGTACTCCTTTTATGCACGTATTCTACTTTTGCTTACCTAAGTCTAGTAGATGTTTGTTCCTCGTCATTTGCTACCCATAGAACATCAGCAAGTGATGGACCTAAAGGAGCTGGAGCAATGCTTTGTTCATCATTATCTTGAACCAGTGGACCTGGGTCTTCAACAagctaaaaacaaaaaaaaaaaaaaacaaacaatgtgaagagaaaacacattcagGACATAGTATAAGTTCTGCCTGAGCAAAAGGAACTTTAAAACAGTGCTTTAAGCAGTGAATATAAGGGATGCAACACAAGAACACACAAgctaaaaagaacagaaaagctaTCACTTTAAGCAATTTACATTAAGAAACTAGAAAACTTTGAAATTAGTTGAAGCATACGCATAACAAGAAGTCACTTACTTTAATGTAAGGCCTTGGGTAGGGCTCTATGGAAAGAATTGTCCCAAGTCTACGGACAACACTCCGGGAAGatccatatttctttttttggcaaaCAGATACAACCTAAAAATCAGAATATCTTTTAATCTCCGAAGCAAGTTCAAAGCCCTCTCTTCTTACAATCAAAGTtagtaaataatttaatgttATATGCAATTAAATATAAGAGTTAGTTTAACCAAACCTCCCAGTACTCTTCCCAAGCTGAGAGTCTAAAGAGGTCTGCACAGGCTGTTTCCAAAACATTGCTAGGATACAGCTTGTACCCAGTATATTTTAGAGTGGCACAAACGTCACTGAGCAATGCAGCATATATGCCATGTAGCTAGTAATATTCTGAAACactaacaaaagaaaagtgCATGTTTGAGCAACCATATGGATCTATATAagttttttggggaaaaaaaagtgaaaaagtgaaCATATTTAATGTACCTTGACTTGATACTTCCTTACGACTGCATATAACTGCTGGAAATGTCTTCTGGATAGGATTGCTGAAGGAACGCATGTTCTGACTGTACGACTGATGCTGCTACTCAACATGCGAGTTTCCAAAAATATGTcctgtcaaaaaaacccaagaactCCTGACAATAAAAACCGAAAATAACCAGGATGCCTCAAAGTATGAGTCCTAGAGATACCTCAATAGTTTCACACCAATGAATGGGGCATTTCCAAAGACCCAGTGACAACAGCTGTGGCAAATCGCGGGACCCCCTGGCAAAGACCTGCACATGAGCCCATGCTCTCACATCAAACCCTAACGCTGCAGCCGCTGACCGGTTCTGTTTCCAACAGGATGCCCTTCCCAGGTCTCTAAGGACACACCAATAACTGCTGCTTGGGAACAATTATgaagtttttcatttaaaacagcaAACCATTAACAACTGGAATTATGGATCGCTTTCCCTGTTCCAAGAACCACTTGAACAActgcatcacagaatcacagaatagttcgggctggaagggaccttaaagattagccagttccaacccccctcccatgggcagggccacattccactagatcaggctgcccaaagtctcatccaacctggccttgaacacttccacgGATAGGGCATCCGCAACttttctgagcaacctgttccaccactctcatggtgaagaagttcttccttacacctagtctaaacctgcccttcttcagtttatacccattgccccttgtcctatcgctacaagtttctgtaaacagtccctccccagctttcttgcaggccccttagacactggaaggtcgctataagatctcctcagagccttctcttctccacgctgaacaagcccaactctctcagccagtgCTGGTatgggaggtcctccagccctctgatcatctttgtagccctcctctgaacccattccaacagttccatatcctacttatcatagaatcgcttggttaGAAAAGAACTTGGAGATCACAGACTCCAACCGTAcatatctgccactaaatcataACAgtgagcacttcatctacctatcttttaaatacctccagggatggtgacccaatcccctccctgggcagcttctgccagtgcccgatgatcTTTTGTGAAAAAACTTTTcatgatgtccagcctgaacgcccctggcgcagcttgaggccattcccccttgtcctgtcctctgtcacttgggagaagaggccagctccctcctctccacaaccttctttccggtagctgtagagaacaataagatcttccctcagccttctcttctccaggctaaacaaccccagctcgctcagctgcttctcataacactttttctccagccccttcaccagctccatcaCTCTTCTCCCGaaacgctccagagcctcagtgTCCTCGCAGCGAGGGCCCCCAACTGAACGCAGCATTCGAGGCGCGGCCCGGGAACCCCGCGGCATCCCAGCGCTCCGCCCCTCGCCCCCTGGCCCCAGGTCTCACCTGGTAGGGCTCCCAGCCGAAGTACTCCAGCACCCGCCTGAGGAGATCCAGCACCAGCGCCATGGCCGCCGCGGGGCCGGCGGGTGAgcccgtgcccccccccccgccgcaaGGCCCGCAGCGCCAATGAGGGGCGGGGCCCAGAGCGCGACAGGCCAATGGGAGGCTCCGCTGCCCAGCGCTGGGCCAATAAGGGGCGGCGCAGGGGCTGTCGGGAGCGGGGTCCGTTTGAATGGCGCCTGCAACGACCTGGGGTGTAGCGGGGAGGTATAGCGCTCGTCGCGTGGGTGGATTCTCCAAGACCAAAGGCACAAGAGGAACGGTGCCGTGAACACAAGCTGCGGTAGGCACGCAACCCTAGGAAGGCTTAAGCTTGAGTAGACGAAGGGTAGGGCTCTCTAAtaatagaattgtagaatagttttggttggaagcaaccgtaaagatcatccagttccaacctcctgccatgggcagggacacgtcccactggat harbors:
- the MTFR2 gene encoding mitochondrial fission regulator 2 isoform X1 translates to MALVLDLLRRVLEYFGWEPYQDIFLETRMLSSSISRTVRTCVPSAILSRRHFQQLYAVVRKYQVKVVSVCQKKKYGSSRSVVRRLGTILSIEPYPRPYIKLVEDPGPLVQDNDEQSIAPAPLGPSLADVLWVANDEEQTSTRLRAELCSKETSKVYHDLRPSIDVVQSVPTSSTQKSSLVEQAALQKISALEDELTFLRGQIAAIVSTQTLGSILPQGFKTFNTPDGFYSVPAMTSTPLSVSHNHFAIPSPPPLPSGVPSGVDASNSTVELIKQRRSARSSGSTIADSADHQSTKTVPSMMDVLKDLNKVRLRAVERSPGGTPLSRPRNRPNSDWDPVALLTHALKQKFAHRNYEDDDSLDKENRSFDSSPFSSPEIPLVGRCSLKPNVKSSIVRSDEVKQASTWKARAQI
- the MTFR2 gene encoding mitochondrial fission regulator 2 isoform X2, encoding MALVLDLLRRVLEYFGWEPYQDIFLETRMLSSSISRTVRTCVPSAILSRRHFQQLYAVVRKYQVKVVSVCQKKKYGSSRSVVRRLGTILSIEPYPRPYIKLVEDPGPLVQDNDEQSIAPAPLGPSLADVLWVANDEEQTSTRLRAELCSKETSKVYHDLRPSIDVVQSVPTSSTQKSSLVEQAALQKISALEDELTFLRGQIAAIVSTQTLGSILPRFKTFNTPDGFYSVPAMTSTPLSVSHNHFAIPSPPPLPSGVPSGVDASNSTVELIKQRRSARSSGSTIADSADHQSTKTVPSMMDVLKDLNKVRLRAVERSPGGTPLSRPRNRPNSDWDPVALLTHALKQKFAHRNYEDDDSLDKENRSFDSSPFSSPEIPLVGRCSLKPNVKSSIVRSDEVKQASTWKARAQI